A genomic region of Anas acuta chromosome 1, bAnaAcu1.1, whole genome shotgun sequence contains the following coding sequences:
- the LIPI gene encoding lipase member I, producing MFRITFLLLCMLKLCFFICLVYGVKTDEEKKCPEFTDLNIGNALSGTELEVQLLLYTRENPNCSEKLNEHNVTASEYLNTSKKTVFVIHGFRPTGSPPAWLGDIKELLLSSGDINLIIVDWNRGATTVIYTTAVENCRKVADKLKNYVDQMLADGASLDSMHMIGVSLGAHIAGFVGHKYDGKLGRITGLDPAGPSFTREPPEGRLDRTDAKFVDVIHTDTDVLGFKKPLGTIDFYPNGGMDQPGCPQTVFSGLQYFKCDHQRSVFLFLSSLKRKCNIIAYPCDSYSDYKRGKCVDCEAFQPMSCPVMGYYADGWKKHLIMKTSPTKAYFDTSDNDPFCMYNYLLYITTWNKSIRRGFIKVKITDYAGNTIESEVNSEVSTFQQYKRVKILTGFYRDFDKISKISLTFSTKTLIGPKYKLRILQMRLKSLNNPERVQLCRYDFVLMENTELTFKPIPCPENST from the exons ATGTTTCGTAttacttttctccttctctgtatGTTGAAATTGTGTTTCTTCATCTGTTTGGTATATGGGGTGAAAACAG atgaggagaaaaaatgtcCTGAATTTACAGACCTTAATATAGGCAATGCTTTATCTGGAACAGAACTTGAAGTCCAGCTACTGCTATACACAAGGGAAAATCCAAATTGTTCTGAGAAACTCAATGAACATAATGTTACTGCATCTGAGTACCTTAATACCTCCAAGAAAACCGTCTTTGTTATTCATGGCTTCAGACCAACAGGGTCTCCACCAGCATGGCTAGGTGATATAAAGGAGCTCTTACTGTCTTCTGGGGATATTAATCTCATTATAGTTGACTGGAATCGTGGTGCAACAACTGTGATTTATACAACTGCTGttgaaaactgcagaaaagttGCAGACAAACTGAAGAACTATGTTGACCAGATGCTG GCAGATGGAGCTTCTCTTGACTCTATGCACATGATTGGAGTCAGTCTTGGGGCTCATATTGCTGGTTTTGTTGGCCATAAGTATGATGGCAAACTTGGCAGAATTACAG GTCTTGATCCAGCAGGCCCTTCATTCACTAGAGAACCGCCAGAGGGCAGATTGGATCGTACTGATGCAAAATTCGTTGACGTAATTCATACAGATACTGATG TACTAGGTTTCAAGAAACCTTTAGGAACCATTGATTTCTATCCAAATGGAGGAATGGATCAGCCTGGTTGCCCACAAACAGTATTCAGtg gattgcagtattttaaatgtgaCCATCAGAGATCTGTCTTCCTCTTCTTATCATCTTTGAAAAGGAAGTGCAACATAATAGCATATCCTTGTGACTCTTACTCAGATTATaagagaggaaaatgtgttGATTGTGAAGCTTTCCAACCAATGTCATGTCCAGTAATGG GTTATTATGCTGATGGctggaaaaaacatttaataatgaAGACTTCACCAACGAAAGCTTATTTTGATACTTCAGACAACGACCCATTCTGCA tgtaTAACTACTTACTGTATATTACTACCTGGAATAAAAGCATTAGGAGAGGTTTCATTAAAGTTAAGATAACTGATTATGCTGGAAACACAATAGAATCAGAGGTGAATAG TGAAGTTTCAACATTTCAGCAATATAAGAGAGTCAAAATATTGACTGGATTTTACCGGGATTTTGACAAAATATCGAAAATTTCCTTGACCTTTTCTACGAAGACTTTAATAGGTCCAAAGTACAAGCTTAGGATTCTTCAGATGAGGCTGAAATCTCTTAATAACCCAGAAAG GGTACAGCTGTGCAGATATGATTTTGTACTGATGGAGAACACTGAACTGACCTTCAAACCCATCCCCTGTCCAGAGAACAGTACATGA